Proteins from a single region of Weeksella virosa DSM 16922:
- a CDS encoding DUF4136 domain-containing protein: MKKLTYFFIGICFFTLMSCGVVQVNTDYDKTTNFTQYKTYGYHQKGFDKLPLNDLDKRRIIAAIDQEMAAKGFQKVNDNPELVVNILASSKEQITVDNDWYGYGFGWGPYWGGPASRVSQYTSGTIIIDIIDFNRNILVWQGVGSGLNVSNISAKSERIPQAVNEILKSFPPGQKK, translated from the coding sequence ATGAAGAAGTTAACCTATTTTTTTATTGGGATATGTTTTTTCACATTGATGAGTTGCGGAGTAGTACAAGTCAATACCGATTACGATAAGACGACGAATTTCACTCAGTATAAAACCTATGGCTATCACCAAAAAGGATTTGATAAATTACCATTAAACGATTTGGATAAACGTAGAATAATTGCAGCCATCGACCAAGAAATGGCAGCAAAAGGTTTCCAAAAAGTTAACGATAATCCAGAATTAGTGGTCAATATTTTGGCAAGTTCTAAAGAACAAATAACCGTGGATAACGATTGGTATGGCTATGGATTTGGTTGGGGACCTTATTGGGGTGGACCAGCGTCACGCGTTTCGCAATATACCTCAGGAACCATTATTATAGATATTATCGATTTTAATCGTAATATTTTGGTATGGCAAGGAGTAGGTTCTGGGTTGAATGTTTCGAATATTTCTGCCAAATCAGAACGGATTCCACAAGCCGTGAACGAAATACTTAAAAGTTTTCCTCCTGGACAAAAAAAATAA
- a CDS encoding FMN-binding glutamate synthase family protein, with protein MKVRQLFIIASIAVLVAIGVISFYWKGVLWFLIFFLPLILLGLVDITQKKHAIRRNFPIIGHGRYLLESIRPEIMQYFVETDTEGKPINRLMRSMVYRRAKNVIDTVPFGTQEDVYAPGYEWLNHSMYAGKIKHADDPRVKIGGPDCKQPYLSSLLNISAMSFGSLSENAVLAMNKGAKLGNFAHNTGEGGISPYHLNPGGDLIWQIGTGYFGCRAADGGFDPEKYIERATLPNVKMIELKLSQGAKPGHGGILPANKNTPEIAAIRAVEPYTTVDSPPSHSAFSDAEGMMHFVKQLRDLSGGKPVGFKLCIGVKREFLEICEAMITTGIKPDFIVIDGGEGGTGAAPVEFSNSLGTPLLDGLAFAIDTLRGYDLKKDIKVIAAGKIISSFHMARVMAIGADLCYSARAMMMAVGCIQALQCNTNTCPVGVATQDRELMKGLDIEDKATRMYNFHKKTMHNLSELISATGVKSHRDFDRTFVNLRIDKTKVRTYDQLYPIVEEGSYLGKTREEIMRMVQESNIGG; from the coding sequence ATGAAAGTCAGACAGCTATTCATCATAGCTTCCATTGCAGTTTTAGTCGCCATTGGAGTTATTTCTTTTTATTGGAAAGGAGTTCTTTGGTTTTTAATTTTCTTTCTACCGCTGATTTTACTGGGGCTTGTAGACATCACTCAGAAAAAGCATGCCATTAGAAGGAATTTTCCGATTATAGGTCATGGACGATATTTACTAGAAAGTATCCGACCAGAAATCATGCAATATTTTGTCGAAACCGATACCGAAGGAAAACCAATCAACCGCTTAATGCGTAGCATGGTTTATCGACGTGCAAAAAATGTAATCGACACGGTTCCCTTTGGTACACAAGAAGATGTTTATGCACCAGGTTACGAGTGGCTGAACCATTCTATGTACGCAGGAAAAATAAAACATGCAGATGATCCACGCGTGAAAATTGGTGGGCCAGATTGCAAACAACCTTATCTATCGTCATTACTAAATATATCGGCAATGAGCTTCGGTTCATTGAGTGAAAATGCTGTATTAGCAATGAACAAAGGAGCTAAATTAGGAAACTTCGCACACAACACTGGAGAAGGAGGTATTTCACCTTATCATTTGAATCCTGGTGGAGATTTGATTTGGCAAATAGGGACAGGTTATTTTGGATGTCGTGCTGCCGATGGTGGATTTGACCCAGAAAAATATATAGAAAGAGCAACTTTACCTAATGTAAAGATGATAGAACTGAAACTATCTCAAGGTGCAAAACCAGGACACGGAGGAATTCTTCCGGCCAACAAAAACACCCCAGAGATTGCAGCAATTCGTGCTGTAGAACCCTACACTACTGTAGACTCTCCTCCATCACACTCTGCTTTTAGTGATGCAGAAGGTATGATGCATTTTGTAAAACAACTACGCGATCTATCAGGAGGTAAACCAGTCGGATTTAAATTATGTATTGGTGTAAAACGAGAATTCCTTGAAATTTGTGAAGCCATGATTACTACCGGGATTAAGCCAGATTTTATCGTGATCGATGGTGGTGAAGGAGGAACCGGAGCTGCTCCTGTAGAATTCTCTAACTCTTTGGGGACTCCACTTCTAGATGGTTTAGCCTTCGCAATTGACACACTACGTGGTTATGACCTAAAAAAAGATATCAAAGTCATTGCAGCCGGAAAAATTATTTCTTCTTTCCATATGGCACGTGTCATGGCAATTGGGGCAGATTTATGTTATTCTGCTCGTGCGATGATGATGGCAGTAGGATGTATCCAGGCTTTACAATGTAACACCAATACTTGTCCGGTAGGTGTTGCTACGCAAGATCGAGAGCTGATGAAAGGACTTGACATTGAAGACAAAGCAACACGTATGTACAATTTTCACAAGAAAACTATGCATAATTTGTCTGAACTAATTTCTGCCACGGGTGTAAAATCTCATCGCGATTTTGATAGAACCTTTGTTAACTTACGAATAGATAAAACCAAAGTAAGAACATATGATCAATTGTATCCGATAGTAGAAGAAGGTTCTTATTTAGGAAAAACTAGAGAAGAAATCATGAGAATGGTTCAAGAGTCGAATATTGGAGGATAA
- a CDS encoding purine-nucleoside phosphorylase: MLERIKNAVEYIKKRLPEQPEFVVVLGSGLGKLENEILDPIVIPYQEIPNFPQVTVEGHKGHLVYGKIEGKKVLMMAGRFHYYEGYSMEEVTFPMRVFKGLGIEKVILSNASGGVNPSFQVGDVMILKDHINMMPEHPLRGKNIDELGPRFVDMSKPYDLDFISIAEEVAKEKNLTIQKGVYVGLQGPTFETPAEYGMVRYIGGDAVGMSTVPEVIVAKHMNMRVFCVSVITDLGGPEIAFPVSHEEVLNAANTAMPSVIKLMKGVLEKG, from the coding sequence GTTGAGTATATAAAAAAGCGACTACCAGAACAGCCCGAATTTGTAGTGGTTTTGGGTTCGGGTTTAGGAAAACTAGAGAATGAAATTCTAGATCCTATAGTAATTCCTTATCAAGAAATCCCTAATTTCCCGCAAGTAACCGTAGAGGGGCATAAAGGACACTTAGTGTACGGGAAGATAGAAGGTAAAAAGGTATTGATGATGGCCGGTCGTTTTCATTACTATGAAGGATACTCGATGGAGGAAGTTACTTTCCCGATGAGAGTTTTCAAAGGATTGGGGATAGAAAAAGTGATTTTATCGAATGCTTCGGGAGGTGTGAATCCTAGTTTCCAGGTAGGAGATGTAATGATTCTGAAAGATCACATCAATATGATGCCGGAACATCCTTTGCGAGGTAAAAATATTGATGAATTGGGACCTCGTTTTGTAGATATGTCAAAACCATACGATTTAGATTTTATTTCGATTGCCGAAGAAGTGGCAAAAGAGAAAAACTTGACCATACAGAAAGGAGTTTATGTAGGACTGCAAGGGCCAACATTCGAAACGCCAGCAGAATATGGAATGGTGCGTTATATTGGTGGTGATGCGGTAGGGATGAGTACTGTACCAGAAGTAATTGTAGCTAAGCACATGAATATGCGTGTGTTTTGTGTTTCGGTAATTACAGACTTAGGTGGTCCAGAAATTGCATTTCCTGTTTCGCATGAAGAGGTCTTGAATGCCGCTAATACCGCTATGCCAAGTGTGATAAAATTAATGAAGGGTGTATTGGAAAAAGGCTAA
- a CDS encoding TerC/Alx family metal homeostasis membrane protein has translation MNIFSVVQDNMFNHPGLIIGFGITVIIMLLLDLGVFNKNPHEISNKEALNWTILWIALSMIFSAIIYFVFRADDGHAFAIEKFSQYQAAYWIEKALSVDNLFVFVLVFTFFKIPKQYQHEVLFWGILGALFFRAIFIFAGVEIIKHTYINIPMFGETREVNIILTFFGFFLILAGVKSWSSDHEDENQDLSKNWGVRLVHKFFKVTNEIDGGKFFTMQNGVRMATPLFVALMVIEITDLVFAVDSIPAIFAVAPDDPFILYTSNIFAILGLRSMYFLLANSMDKFNKLHFGLAIILTFIGVKMLIMPFYHFDSIISLGIIATVLVGSIIFSLVSNKKQTDK, from the coding sequence ATGAATATTTTCAGTGTCGTACAAGACAACATGTTTAATCATCCAGGATTAATAATTGGTTTCGGAATTACGGTAATTATTATGCTTTTGCTAGATTTAGGAGTTTTTAACAAAAACCCTCATGAAATTAGCAACAAAGAAGCGCTCAATTGGACGATTTTATGGATTGCTCTTTCTATGATTTTCAGTGCTATCATTTATTTTGTTTTTCGGGCAGATGACGGTCATGCTTTTGCTATCGAAAAGTTCTCCCAATACCAAGCGGCTTATTGGATAGAAAAAGCACTATCTGTTGACAATCTCTTTGTTTTTGTTTTGGTATTTACCTTTTTCAAAATTCCGAAACAATACCAGCATGAAGTTTTATTTTGGGGAATTTTAGGTGCTTTATTTTTCCGTGCAATTTTTATTTTTGCAGGTGTAGAAATCATCAAGCATACTTACATAAATATTCCTATGTTTGGTGAAACCCGAGAAGTAAATATTATCCTTACGTTTTTTGGTTTCTTTTTGATTCTTGCAGGCGTAAAATCTTGGTCATCTGATCACGAAGATGAAAACCAAGACTTGAGCAAGAATTGGGGCGTTCGGTTAGTACATAAATTCTTCAAAGTAACGAATGAAATCGACGGCGGAAAGTTTTTTACAATGCAAAATGGAGTTCGTATGGCAACACCACTTTTTGTTGCTTTGATGGTGATAGAAATTACTGATTTGGTTTTTGCTGTAGATAGTATTCCGGCAATTTTTGCTGTTGCTCCGGATGATCCTTTCATCCTTTATACTTCTAATATTTTTGCTATTTTAGGCTTACGTTCTATGTATTTCCTTTTGGCAAATTCGATGGACAAATTCAATAAACTCCATTTTGGGTTAGCGATTATTCTAACTTTTATTGGCGTTAAAATGCTCATCATGCCCTTCTACCATTTCGACTCTATAATTTCTTTAGGCATTATAGCTACTGTTTTGGTAGGATCAATTATTTTCTCCCTTGTAAGTAATAAGAAGCAAACGGATAAATAA
- a CDS encoding carboxypeptidase-like regulatory domain-containing protein: MVNVQVLINSSSRTTKTDNKGFFRIDFPNGQHNLIFRHDYFQTKILNLQSNQTLMLEVVMEEDIIYPIINS; this comes from the coding sequence ATCGTAAACGTACAAGTTTTGATCAATAGTTCGAGTCGAACAACAAAAACGGATAATAAAGGTTTTTTTCGGATCGATTTTCCGAATGGTCAACACAATCTTATTTTTCGTCACGATTATTTTCAAACCAAAATTCTCAATCTACAATCCAATCAAACATTGATGCTAGAAGTTGTGATGGAAGAAGATATTATCTATCCAATTATAAACAGCTGA
- a CDS encoding glycoside hydrolase family 3 protein → MKNFIIVTITGLLFTISVNAQRKHPLYMDTVQLKWVNDTYDKMSMDERVGQLFMVAAFSNRDAEHEAEIEKLVREEKIGGLIFMQDQAARQIELTNRYQKISKIPLLIGMDAEWGLAQRLKDVKRFPWNITLGALRRNILVYNVGKSIADQANRMGVKFDFAPSVDVNVNPNNPIIGNRSFGSDPENVWLKGEALMRGLQKNNVLSSAKHFPGHGDTDQDSHKTLPIIHASKEELEKYHIRPFMKMIRSSVPSIMVSHLDVPALDSSGVPATLSSKIITDYLKGTLKFRGIIITDALNMEGVTKGRSAGEIDYLAFKAGNDILLFSQKVKDGRAKILEGLTNGSIPQARLEESVKKILLAKYKVGLTKFEPIDTTNVLEDLNKKEYADLTRNIFEEATTLLKNQENVLPIDAKKQPRIAFVPLERKDYHPFFQCLNTFSKVDLVEIESVKELSKLKKYDYVIIGAFMSDENVYQPYTLSKTSKDILTKLPANKKYFFSLFTSPYGLKDLDVSKIDALLVQYQNTLDAQEASAKAIFGEIVPNGVLPVDVNSQWKAGDGILQLDYVEFE, encoded by the coding sequence ATGAAGAATTTTATCATAGTCACTATCACTGGTTTATTATTTACAATATCGGTCAATGCTCAACGAAAACACCCACTGTATATGGATACCGTTCAACTGAAATGGGTAAATGATACATATGATAAAATGAGCATGGATGAGCGCGTAGGGCAGCTTTTTATGGTAGCTGCTTTCTCTAATAGAGATGCAGAACATGAAGCGGAAATAGAAAAATTGGTACGCGAAGAAAAAATTGGTGGCTTGATTTTCATGCAAGATCAGGCGGCTCGCCAAATCGAGCTTACAAATCGTTACCAAAAAATATCGAAAATTCCTTTGCTCATTGGGATGGATGCAGAATGGGGTTTGGCACAAAGGTTAAAAGACGTGAAGCGATTTCCATGGAATATTACTCTGGGTGCTTTGCGTAGAAATATTTTGGTCTATAACGTCGGGAAAAGTATTGCAGACCAAGCAAATCGAATGGGAGTGAAGTTTGATTTTGCTCCTTCAGTAGATGTAAATGTAAACCCAAACAACCCTATCATTGGGAATCGCTCTTTTGGTTCCGATCCAGAAAATGTTTGGCTGAAAGGAGAGGCTCTAATGCGTGGCTTACAAAAAAACAACGTTCTTTCTTCGGCTAAACATTTCCCTGGACACGGTGATACGGATCAAGACTCTCATAAAACCTTACCAATCATCCATGCTAGCAAAGAAGAGTTGGAGAAATATCACATTAGGCCGTTCATGAAAATGATTCGCAGTTCTGTTCCCAGCATTATGGTGTCTCATCTCGATGTTCCTGCGTTAGACAGTTCTGGTGTGCCTGCCACATTGTCGTCAAAAATTATTACCGATTATCTAAAAGGAACCTTAAAATTCAGGGGAATAATTATAACTGATGCACTCAATATGGAAGGAGTGACAAAAGGACGTTCTGCAGGTGAAATAGATTATTTGGCTTTCAAAGCAGGAAATGATATACTTTTATTTTCTCAAAAAGTGAAAGATGGAAGAGCAAAAATCCTTGAGGGATTAACCAATGGTAGTATTCCACAAGCACGACTAGAAGAAAGTGTGAAAAAAATTCTTTTGGCAAAATATAAGGTTGGTTTGACGAAATTCGAGCCGATTGATACTACAAATGTTTTAGAGGACCTTAATAAAAAAGAATACGCAGATTTAACTAGAAATATTTTCGAAGAAGCAACAACCTTGCTCAAAAACCAAGAAAATGTTTTGCCAATTGATGCCAAAAAACAACCGAGAATTGCTTTTGTTCCTTTAGAAAGAAAAGATTATCATCCATTCTTTCAGTGTTTGAATACTTTTTCTAAGGTAGATTTGGTCGAAATAGAAAGCGTGAAAGAATTATCAAAACTAAAAAAATATGACTATGTAATTATTGGAGCCTTCATGTCTGATGAAAACGTTTATCAACCTTATACTTTATCCAAAACATCGAAAGATATTCTAACGAAATTACCAGCAAACAAAAAATATTTCTTTTCATTGTTTACAAGCCCTTATGGTCTGAAGGATTTAGATGTAAGTAAAATAGATGCACTTTTGGTTCAATATCAAAATACTCTAGATGCACAAGAAGCTTCTGCAAAAGCTATTTTCGGAGAAATTGTCCCCAACGGTGTGCTGCCGGTTGATGTTAATTCTCAATGGAAAGCCGGAGATGGTATTCTACAATTGGATTATGTAGAATTTGAGTAA
- the bshA gene encoding N-acetyl-alpha-D-glucosaminyl L-malate synthase BshA — translation MKIGIVCYPTYGGSGIVATELGMDLAEKGHEVHFFSLNVPARLNIKLPNIFFHRIHVETYPLFQYQPYDLALSTILYEKILQYQIDLVHVHYAIPHAYAAYFTKKMLESKNYKLPIITTLHGTDITLVGKHPVYKTAVEFSINESDIVTSVSESLKQETLAAFEITNQIIVVPNFIDNEQFLPEKCVCCRDHFAEPNEKIILHVSNLRKVKRIQDVIDTFYLIQQKIPAKLIIAGEGPEWELADTMIQEYGIENKVKSLGMVSDLADVLKSADLFLLPSAQESFGLAALEAMAASVPVVSSNAGGIPEVNIDGLTGFVCPIGDVEQMAEKAIYLLSNEKELMKFSHAAKHKALTFDKKAILPQYEQIYLNALEKANH, via the coding sequence ATGAAAATAGGAATTGTGTGTTACCCAACCTACGGAGGAAGTGGAATAGTTGCCACAGAGTTGGGAATGGATTTGGCAGAAAAAGGTCATGAAGTTCATTTTTTTAGCCTCAATGTTCCTGCTCGATTAAATATCAAATTGCCTAACATTTTTTTTCATCGAATCCATGTAGAAACTTATCCACTATTTCAATACCAGCCCTATGACTTGGCTTTAAGTACTATATTATACGAGAAGATTTTGCAATACCAGATAGATTTGGTGCATGTGCATTATGCAATACCTCATGCGTATGCAGCGTATTTTACCAAAAAAATGCTGGAAAGCAAAAACTATAAATTACCTATTATTACCACCTTACACGGTACTGATATTACATTGGTAGGCAAGCATCCGGTGTACAAAACAGCTGTTGAATTTTCGATCAATGAATCGGATATTGTGACATCGGTCTCAGAAAGTTTAAAACAAGAAACCTTAGCTGCTTTTGAGATTACAAATCAAATAATAGTAGTGCCTAATTTTATCGATAATGAACAATTTTTACCAGAGAAATGTGTGTGTTGCCGTGATCATTTTGCAGAACCCAATGAGAAAATAATCCTTCACGTATCCAATCTAAGAAAAGTAAAAAGAATCCAAGATGTCATTGATACGTTTTATTTGATACAACAAAAAATTCCGGCGAAACTCATTATCGCCGGAGAAGGACCTGAGTGGGAATTGGCCGATACAATGATCCAGGAGTATGGAATAGAAAATAAAGTAAAAAGCCTGGGAATGGTTAGTGATCTTGCCGATGTGCTGAAGTCTGCCGATTTGTTTTTATTGCCTTCTGCGCAAGAAAGTTTTGGTCTTGCAGCCTTGGAAGCAATGGCAGCAAGTGTACCTGTAGTTTCGTCGAATGCTGGTGGAATACCAGAAGTGAATATCGATGGCTTAACAGGTTTTGTTTGCCCGATTGGCGATGTAGAACAGATGGCCGAAAAAGCAATTTATCTCTTGTCGAACGAAAAAGAGTTGATGAAATTTAGCCATGCCGCAAAACATAAAGCGCTTACTTTTGATAAGAAAGCTATACTACCGCAATATGAACAAATTTATTTGAATGCTTTAGAGAAAGCAAATCATTAA
- the mtaB gene encoding tRNA (N(6)-L-threonylcarbamoyladenosine(37)-C(2))-methylthiotransferase MtaB — protein MNQDTRTVAFYTLGCKLNFSETSTIARNLQDNGYQKVEFHQPASVYVINTCSVTANADKECRTIVKNALKANPNGFVVVVGCYAQLKPEEIASIEGVDLVLGASEKFNIAQYLDDLEKQDETIIHSCEIDEADFYVGSYSIGDRTRAFLKVQDGCDYKCTYCTIPLARGISRSDELHNVLKNAREIANQDIKEIVLTGVNIGDYGKGEFGNKKHEHTFLELVEALDEVDNIERIRISSIEPNLLKNETISFVAQSKRFVPHFHIPLQSGSDVLLKKMKRRYLTALYKDRVESIRKIMPNACIGVDVIVGFPGETEELFMETYHFLQALPISYLHVFTYSERDNTEAIDFPGVVPYHVRKERNKRLRILSEKKRLAFYQSQLGSTQKVLWEHENKNGKMYGFTENYVKVEADYQEESINQIQEVELGMLNAQGVVEVKIKLPIEI, from the coding sequence ATGAATCAAGATACGAGAACTGTTGCTTTCTATACACTAGGATGTAAATTAAATTTTTCCGAAACCTCTACAATTGCTAGAAATTTGCAAGATAATGGTTATCAGAAAGTTGAGTTTCATCAGCCTGCTAGTGTATACGTTATCAATACCTGTTCGGTGACGGCCAATGCAGATAAAGAATGTAGAACTATAGTGAAAAACGCCCTTAAGGCAAATCCTAATGGGTTTGTGGTTGTGGTAGGATGTTATGCACAGTTGAAGCCTGAAGAAATTGCCTCGATAGAAGGAGTAGATTTGGTGCTGGGTGCATCCGAAAAGTTCAACATTGCACAATATCTAGATGACTTGGAAAAACAAGATGAAACTATCATCCATTCTTGCGAAATAGACGAAGCAGATTTCTATGTAGGATCGTATTCTATCGGAGATCGAACGCGTGCTTTTCTCAAAGTTCAGGATGGTTGTGATTATAAATGTACCTATTGTACCATTCCATTAGCACGGGGGATTTCTCGGTCGGATGAATTGCATAATGTCCTGAAAAATGCAAGAGAAATTGCCAATCAAGATATCAAAGAAATTGTGCTTACGGGCGTGAATATTGGTGATTATGGAAAAGGAGAATTCGGTAATAAAAAGCACGAGCATACCTTCTTAGAGTTGGTAGAAGCTTTGGATGAGGTGGACAATATCGAGCGAATTCGTATTTCATCAATCGAACCCAATCTCTTGAAAAACGAAACCATCTCCTTTGTAGCGCAAAGCAAACGATTTGTTCCGCATTTCCATATTCCTTTACAATCAGGTTCGGATGTTTTACTCAAAAAAATGAAGCGTCGATATCTCACAGCCTTGTATAAAGATCGAGTAGAAAGTATTAGAAAAATAATGCCGAACGCGTGTATCGGTGTGGATGTTATTGTTGGTTTCCCAGGTGAAACTGAAGAGTTGTTTATGGAAACGTATCATTTTTTGCAAGCGTTACCCATTTCTTATTTGCATGTTTTTACCTATTCTGAGCGAGATAATACAGAAGCAATAGATTTTCCTGGAGTTGTTCCGTATCATGTACGGAAAGAACGAAATAAGCGATTACGGATTTTGTCAGAAAAGAAACGATTAGCATTTTATCAAAGTCAATTAGGGTCAACACAAAAAGTTTTGTGGGAGCATGAAAATAAAAATGGTAAAATGTATGGATTTACAGAAAATTATGTGAAAGTTGAAGCCGATTATCAAGAAGAGAGTATAAATCAGATACAAGAAGTAGAACTCGGAATGTTGAACGCACAAGGTGTTGTCGAGGTGAAAATAAAACTACCAATAGAAATATAG
- a CDS encoding ABC transporter substrate-binding protein translates to MTTKTIYHKYKYCLTIIFLALLSGCTTENKVDDSMIFRLNRYDNISSLDPIQARTQANNWACNLLYNSLVKIDYNLNIQPDIAKNWSISEDGKTYTFLLRDDVFFHRHPAFGKDSTRAVIASDFTFSFDRLKDPKNNGSGGWIMSNIESYKALNDSVFQIQLKEAFPPFLGLISMKYASVVPKELFTDGENSFTQNPIGTGPFQFKIWVDNVKMVLRKNPLYFEYDDKNKRLPYLDAVNITFLPEKNSEFLELIKGNLDMMADLDPSYKDEILSANGELNSKYSHQIRLIKEPYLSTVYFSFYLDDGKEIDKRLRQAMNYGIDKQKIIRYLMKGQGFAADGGFIPKGLAGHSAKNGYPYDPKKAKSLIDSYRKEYPNSTTIELTTVQEYVDVCEYFAAEMAKIGLKTNVNVVPGPTMREGKSTGKFAFFRANWGADYADAENFLSLFYSQNFAPEGPNYSHFRSPEFDQLYHQSFLENNADKRAKIYERLDYIMMQEAPIVPLFYDQTALFTNKKVKNLRMSPIKLLDLTRVYKEK, encoded by the coding sequence TTGACAACAAAAACTATATATCACAAATACAAATACTGCCTGACTATCATTTTTTTAGCATTGCTAAGTGGCTGTACAACTGAAAATAAAGTCGACGACTCGATGATTTTCAGGCTCAATCGGTACGATAATATTTCTTCACTCGACCCAATCCAAGCAAGAACACAAGCTAATAATTGGGCTTGTAATTTGCTTTATAATAGTTTGGTAAAAATTGATTATAATCTGAATATTCAACCAGATATTGCTAAAAATTGGTCGATCTCTGAAGATGGTAAAACGTATACTTTTCTACTTCGTGATGATGTTTTTTTTCATCGTCATCCTGCATTCGGTAAAGATTCTACGCGTGCAGTCATCGCAAGCGATTTTACTTTCAGTTTCGATCGTCTAAAAGACCCTAAAAACAATGGTTCTGGTGGTTGGATTATGAGTAATATCGAATCTTATAAAGCACTGAATGATTCTGTTTTTCAAATTCAATTAAAAGAAGCCTTCCCACCTTTTTTAGGTCTAATAAGTATGAAATATGCTTCGGTTGTACCAAAAGAATTATTTACCGATGGTGAAAATAGTTTTACACAAAACCCTATTGGTACTGGGCCATTTCAATTCAAAATCTGGGTAGACAACGTAAAAATGGTTTTGAGAAAAAACCCTCTCTATTTCGAGTACGATGATAAAAATAAACGTTTACCTTATCTAGATGCCGTAAATATTACGTTTTTACCCGAAAAGAATTCAGAGTTTCTAGAGTTAATCAAAGGAAATTTGGATATGATGGCAGATTTAGATCCCTCTTATAAAGATGAAATTTTGAGTGCCAATGGCGAATTAAACTCGAAGTACAGTCATCAAATCCGACTCATCAAAGAACCTTATCTTAGCACCGTTTATTTTAGTTTTTATTTGGATGATGGGAAAGAAATTGATAAGCGTTTACGGCAAGCGATGAATTATGGCATTGACAAACAAAAAATTATCCGCTATTTGATGAAAGGACAAGGATTTGCTGCCGATGGCGGTTTTATCCCAAAAGGGTTAGCAGGACATTCCGCAAAAAACGGTTATCCTTATGACCCTAAAAAAGCAAAAAGTTTGATTGACTCTTACCGTAAAGAATACCCTAATAGCACAACGATAGAACTAACAACCGTGCAAGAATATGTAGATGTGTGCGAATATTTTGCAGCCGAAATGGCTAAGATCGGCTTAAAAACAAATGTAAATGTAGTACCAGGGCCGACTATGCGAGAAGGAAAATCGACAGGTAAATTTGCTTTTTTCCGTGCCAACTGGGGAGCTGATTACGCGGATGCAGAAAACTTTCTTTCTTTATTTTATAGTCAAAATTTTGCTCCAGAAGGTCCGAATTATTCTCACTTTCGTTCACCCGAATTCGACCAACTTTATCATCAATCATTTTTAGAAAATAATGCAGACAAAAGAGCTAAAATATACGAGAGATTAGACTACATTATGATGCAGGAAGCTCCAATTGTTCCTTTATTTTATGATCAGACGGCACTATTTACCAACAAAAAAGTAAAGAACCTACGCATGAGTCCTATAAAACTATTGGATTTGACGCGTGTTTATAAAGAAAAGTAA
- a CDS encoding porin family protein, translating into MKNILKKASLLTLVFLAFQHVDAQISYGVKAGAGASNTTVIHGISETRFGFTGGGFVEIPLTYKNNLHYLQLEVLYANEGEYSKFTENGKKYKAFLNYINIPVMYKYYFDDQDSDFFIEAGPQVGFLVSKNFDEKGPEIVAGTENKFDLAFNLGVGYSYLRKYEANLRYGYGLSDTYKTFGDSGTGVNRSSLFSLQFAYKF; encoded by the coding sequence ATGAAAAATATATTGAAAAAAGCAAGTCTTTTAACCCTTGTATTTTTAGCATTTCAGCATGTAGATGCACAGATTTCGTACGGGGTAAAAGCAGGTGCAGGCGCTTCGAACACGACGGTTATTCATGGGATTTCCGAAACGCGTTTTGGTTTTACTGGCGGTGGATTTGTAGAGATTCCGCTAACCTACAAAAATAATCTGCACTATCTACAGCTAGAGGTTTTGTATGCCAACGAAGGAGAGTATTCTAAATTTACCGAAAACGGCAAAAAATACAAAGCATTCCTCAATTATATCAACATCCCGGTTATGTATAAATATTATTTTGATGATCAGGATAGTGATTTTTTCATAGAGGCAGGTCCGCAAGTTGGATTCTTGGTTTCTAAAAATTTTGATGAGAAAGGTCCAGAAATTGTTGCAGGAACAGAAAATAAATTTGATTTAGCCTTTAATCTCGGCGTAGGATACTCGTATTTACGAAAATATGAAGCAAATCTTCGCTACGGTTATGGCCTTTCGGACACCTATAAAACCTTTGGCGATAGCGGAACTGGCGTTAATCGTTCTTCACTATTCTCGTTGCAATTCGCTTATAAATTTTAA